The following proteins are encoded in a genomic region of Sorangiineae bacterium MSr12523:
- a CDS encoding DUF2586 domain-containing protein — MPIPSVNVAIRDPGLGIVEGPAANAQCVIGVTSQGVANTFYAYQTISDLVSNLGTGPGVEAAALALSIDGHGSVYLVRPQTSVAGSNSVVTPSGSGPLVAVSGTPLDDYQGVVRIVSDGAVGTATFVISLDGGDNFSSVITTAASYPIPGTGLTAAFPAGTYVANDTYSWNSLAPAMNVTDLVAALDAAVAGTPRFGILHIVGAPATAIDAATLAASVEVKLQEIAASKKRWLRALIHVPDVPDASLVSAFGNVAASRVCACAGFAETVSAVSLRAYKRSSGFAVAARVGAAPLSEHLGRVASGSLIGVRRIYRDEAVTERLDAARFTTLRTWVGRQGYYITRGRLLAPAGSDYQQIQLGRIADVACTAVYDRLLDYENDSVRVYPLRDAKAGRILESDARAIDTELEAVLKDVLVNTTPQHVSDVQARVVRTDNILSTAELRAEIAIVPKGYLEVIRATIALTNPAIRELEAA; from the coding sequence ATGCCTATTCCGTCGGTAAACGTCGCCATTCGCGACCCCGGCCTCGGGATCGTCGAAGGTCCGGCGGCCAACGCCCAGTGCGTGATCGGGGTCACGTCACAGGGGGTCGCCAATACATTTTATGCGTACCAGACGATCTCGGATCTGGTTTCCAACCTGGGAACGGGACCCGGTGTAGAAGCCGCCGCCCTGGCGTTGTCGATCGACGGGCATGGCTCGGTGTATCTCGTTCGACCTCAAACGAGCGTCGCAGGTTCGAACAGCGTCGTCACCCCTTCGGGGAGCGGGCCGCTGGTTGCCGTTTCCGGCACGCCGCTCGACGATTACCAGGGGGTCGTGCGTATCGTCTCGGATGGGGCCGTGGGGACCGCCACGTTCGTCATCTCGCTGGACGGCGGAGACAATTTCTCCTCGGTCATCACGACGGCGGCCAGCTATCCGATTCCCGGGACGGGGCTCACCGCCGCATTCCCCGCCGGGACCTACGTGGCGAACGACACGTACTCGTGGAATTCGCTCGCACCAGCCATGAACGTGACGGATCTCGTCGCCGCGTTGGACGCTGCCGTGGCGGGGACCCCGCGCTTCGGGATCCTGCACATCGTGGGGGCGCCGGCCACGGCGATCGACGCAGCCACCTTGGCTGCATCGGTCGAAGTGAAGCTGCAGGAAATCGCGGCGAGCAAGAAGCGCTGGCTGCGCGCCCTCATCCATGTGCCCGACGTTCCCGACGCGAGCTTAGTCAGCGCCTTCGGCAACGTCGCCGCGAGCCGGGTCTGCGCATGCGCCGGCTTTGCCGAGACCGTGTCCGCCGTCTCGCTGCGTGCGTACAAGCGCTCCTCGGGCTTTGCGGTCGCGGCGCGCGTTGGAGCGGCGCCGCTCTCGGAGCATCTCGGCCGAGTCGCCTCGGGCTCGCTGATCGGGGTGCGTCGCATCTACCGCGACGAAGCGGTCACCGAGCGCTTGGACGCTGCGCGATTTACGACGCTTCGAACGTGGGTCGGGCGCCAGGGATATTACATCACGCGCGGCCGTCTTCTGGCCCCGGCAGGCTCCGACTACCAGCAGATCCAGCTCGGTCGCATCGCCGATGTAGCATGCACGGCGGTTTACGACCGGCTGCTGGACTACGAAAACGATTCCGTGCGCGTTTACCCACTACGCGACGCGAAAGCGGGTCGCATTCTCGAGAGCGACGCCAGGGCGATCGATACCGAGCTTGAGGCCGTGTTGAAAGACGTCCTAGTGAACACGACGCCGCAGCACGTGAGCGACGTGCAGGCGCGCGTCGTCCGCACGGATAATATCCTCTCGACCGCCGAACTGCGCGCCGAAATCGCGATCGTGCCGAAGGGATACCTCGAGGTCATCCGCGCGACCATTGCGCTGACCAATCCGGCGATTCGCGAACTCGAAGCCGCCTGA
- a CDS encoding DUF1320 domain-containing protein, whose amino-acid sequence MNYATRADLAQYGLTAQALAVFTDEQQERALRGASATADGYLRSRYSLPLADWDDDLRRNVCLLAAYDLMASHGVYPDGIDETLRLRAESAVGWLKSVSSGVVTIAVAETPPVINSPAVMTTRKRGW is encoded by the coding sequence GTGAACTACGCAACGCGCGCGGACCTCGCGCAGTACGGGCTGACCGCCCAGGCCCTCGCCGTGTTCACCGACGAGCAACAGGAGCGCGCCCTTCGCGGTGCCAGCGCGACGGCCGACGGCTACCTACGATCGCGGTATTCGCTGCCGCTCGCTGACTGGGACGACGACCTGCGCCGCAATGTGTGCTTGCTCGCCGCGTACGACCTGATGGCGTCGCACGGCGTGTACCCCGACGGAATCGATGAGACGCTCCGCCTGCGCGCGGAAAGCGCGGTTGGTTGGCTCAAATCGGTCTCCTCCGGCGTCGTCACCATCGCGGTGGCCGAGACGCCCCCCGTGATCAACTCGCCGGCCGTCATGACGACTCGGAAGCGAGGCTGGTAA
- a CDS encoding DUF935 domain-containing protein, translating to MSNTDVPPAYVPAPPKLPRRPDQRVYRDLPIALWTDWNVPDVRDALASHVLGNFARSAQLADAALGDDRVQSVVSTRVLGMLGLPFEVAPAEGVDPRKARRAARELEEIWWDVCPAPQTAEFLSWAIMLGFALAEVVWTSKRGRWWPTLRTWHPQLVYYRLDKRCYVVFTQDGAVDVEPGNGKWILYAPRGAYRGWMAGAVRAVAIPWLVRQYAHRDWARYSEAHGMPIKGAKVPATASESDKNNFYLQIANMGTETTIQLPQGLDGQSFGIDLIEAAAGNWEAFDRLITKCDTNIACAILGQNLSTEVQGGSFAAAGAHQQVRQDYLEADAETLATALHSQLLRPWAAFNFGNPDLAPWPSWDATPPEDRKEAAATLQAFADAVAKLLSSGVPIDIRALAERFDIPLLDTEQPVALGALDPTIFQYGIMTVNEARARLRLPPIAGGDTIPVVSAASAPSVGAAALPADAHAVHLGRPARGVPRVDAQRYVDALADRARARAARLLGQDVASVLSAVQNADSFDAVREGLRRVHEQMDPSAFANLTSRAITMAGLAGRTAVQQEL from the coding sequence TTGAGCAATACCGACGTCCCCCCGGCGTATGTCCCTGCGCCGCCCAAGTTGCCTCGGCGGCCGGACCAACGCGTCTATCGCGATCTCCCCATCGCGCTGTGGACGGATTGGAACGTGCCCGATGTGCGCGACGCCCTCGCCAGCCACGTCCTCGGCAATTTTGCGCGGTCGGCGCAGCTCGCCGATGCGGCACTGGGCGACGACCGCGTGCAATCGGTTGTCAGCACGCGCGTGCTCGGCATGCTGGGCCTCCCGTTCGAGGTTGCCCCTGCAGAGGGCGTGGACCCGCGCAAGGCACGGCGCGCCGCACGCGAGCTCGAAGAGATCTGGTGGGACGTTTGCCCCGCACCGCAAACCGCGGAGTTTCTCTCTTGGGCGATCATGCTCGGCTTCGCGCTCGCGGAGGTCGTGTGGACGAGCAAGCGCGGACGCTGGTGGCCCACCCTGCGCACTTGGCACCCGCAACTCGTCTACTACCGGCTCGACAAGCGGTGTTACGTCGTATTTACGCAGGACGGCGCCGTCGACGTTGAGCCGGGGAACGGCAAGTGGATTCTATACGCGCCTCGGGGCGCCTACCGCGGTTGGATGGCGGGGGCCGTCCGTGCTGTGGCGATCCCCTGGCTCGTGCGGCAATACGCGCACCGTGACTGGGCCCGATACAGCGAAGCGCACGGGATGCCGATTAAGGGCGCAAAGGTCCCAGCCACCGCGAGCGAGAGCGACAAGAACAACTTCTATCTCCAGATCGCGAATATGGGGACTGAAACCACCATTCAGCTCCCGCAAGGTCTCGACGGCCAATCGTTCGGCATCGATCTGATCGAGGCCGCCGCCGGAAACTGGGAAGCGTTCGATCGGCTGATCACGAAATGCGACACGAACATCGCATGCGCAATTCTTGGTCAGAATCTGTCGACCGAGGTGCAGGGTGGGTCGTTCGCGGCAGCTGGCGCTCACCAGCAGGTGCGGCAGGACTACCTCGAGGCGGACGCCGAGACGCTCGCCACGGCGTTGCATTCGCAACTTCTGCGTCCGTGGGCCGCGTTCAACTTCGGCAACCCCGACCTTGCGCCATGGCCTTCGTGGGACGCAACCCCGCCCGAGGACCGCAAGGAAGCTGCGGCAACTCTGCAGGCGTTCGCCGACGCAGTCGCCAAGCTCCTGTCCTCCGGGGTACCCATCGATATTCGCGCACTCGCCGAGCGCTTCGACATCCCTCTCTTGGACACCGAGCAGCCCGTCGCTCTTGGAGCACTCGATCCAACCATCTTCCAATACGGAATTATGACCGTGAACGAGGCGCGCGCGCGCCTTCGTCTTCCGCCGATCGCCGGTGGTGACACGATTCCGGTCGTGTCGGCCGCCTCGGCGCCGAGCGTCGGCGCGGCGGCACTCCCGGCGGACGCACACGCTGTCCACTTGGGCCGCCCCGCGCGGGGCGTACCGCGCGTTGACGCCCAGCGGTACGTCGACGCGCTCGCCGATCGCGCGCGAGCCCGCGCCGCGCGGCTCCTGGGGCAGGACGTCGCAAGCGTTCTCTCCGCCGTGCAAAACGCCGACAGCTTCGATGCCGTCCGCGAAGGCCTTCGCCGCGTGCACGAGCAGATGGACCCATCCGCGTTTGCGAACCTGACCTCGAGGGCCATCACGATGGCAGGCCTGGCGGGTCGCACCGCCGTGCAGCAGGAGCTTTGA
- a CDS encoding Mu-like prophage major head subunit gpT family protein has product MQVTQSNLNYIFNAFDIRFQLAYQGASPWYQQVATEVPSKTTQQTYAWMAKLPRLREWLGERVAQNVATYGYVLVNKDYELTEKLDRNMVEDDSVGLFNPIVDEMGLQSRLWPDDLMTILLEGGENTLCFDGQNFFDVDHPVDRRKPELGTQQNFFPNTPLTSENYAKVRSAMMSFRGEDQKPLYVVPKLLVVPPQLEQVGRLILNADMIPNVQGTAPQTNVYKGSAELLVVPQLSIQPTSWYLLDVSRPIKPFVFQLREAPQFTYLNNPNDLNVFQRREYLFGVHARGNAGYALWFLAAKGVG; this is encoded by the coding sequence ATGCAAGTAACGCAATCAAATCTCAATTACATTTTTAACGCATTTGATATTAGGTTTCAATTGGCGTACCAAGGCGCATCGCCTTGGTACCAGCAGGTGGCCACGGAAGTCCCCAGCAAAACGACACAGCAGACGTACGCGTGGATGGCGAAGCTGCCAAGATTGAGGGAGTGGTTAGGCGAGAGGGTCGCGCAAAACGTCGCCACGTATGGGTACGTACTCGTAAATAAGGATTACGAGCTGACCGAAAAATTGGACAGAAACATGGTCGAAGACGACAGCGTCGGCCTTTTCAATCCAATTGTAGACGAAATGGGGTTGCAGTCTCGGCTGTGGCCGGACGACCTCATGACGATCCTGCTCGAGGGCGGCGAGAACACGCTCTGCTTCGACGGGCAGAACTTCTTTGACGTCGATCACCCCGTCGACCGGCGGAAGCCGGAGCTCGGAACGCAGCAGAACTTCTTCCCGAATACCCCTCTCACGTCGGAGAACTACGCAAAAGTCCGCTCGGCGATGATGTCCTTTCGGGGAGAGGACCAGAAGCCTCTGTACGTCGTCCCGAAGCTCTTGGTCGTTCCCCCGCAGCTCGAGCAGGTTGGCCGGCTGATTTTGAACGCGGACATGATTCCGAACGTCCAGGGTACTGCTCCGCAGACCAACGTCTACAAGGGCTCGGCGGAACTCCTGGTGGTCCCCCAGCTCTCGATCCAGCCGACGTCGTGGTACCTGCTCGACGTCTCGCGTCCGATCAAACCGTTCGTATTTCAATTGCGAGAGGCGCCACAGTTTACGTATCTGAATAATCCGAACGATTTGAATGTATTTCAGAGGCGCGAATACCTATTTGGCGTCCATGCCCGCGGCAACGCCGGTTACGCGCTCTGGTTCCTCGCAGCCAAAGGTGTGGGATGA
- the terL gene encoding phage terminase large subunit — protein MSDEQPTWRPIPGPQTRFLSSAAYEVLFGGAAGGSKTEALLVAPLRWVSEPSFRGLLLRRTFPELERSLIDRSRQLYPLAFPSAKYREDKRYWAFPSGARIAFGHLEHEHDVYSYQSSEWQFLGFDELTLFSERQYVYMLSRARSSKGLPIRVRAATNPGGSGHEWVFRRWGPWLDPKCTVHAGAGETLHYRNTDDGEQWCTRESPGALSRVFIPSKVSDNPYLSNTDYIERLKGLDPLTRAQLLDGNWLARPAKGLLFKRAWLPIIDLAPAAAFRVRYWDRAASAGKGDWTVGIRVARADGLFIVEDVVRLRGTPREVQATILGTAELDGRATMIGIEQDPGSAGVFEADSYVRLLAGHNVRKFRVSKDKVVRAQPVSAQAEGGNVRLLRGAWNEAFVQELEAFPEGNFDDQVDSFSGAFSALTTAIAPAIDPRFRRYAPHTRM, from the coding sequence GTGAGCGACGAGCAGCCGACGTGGCGGCCGATTCCAGGCCCGCAGACTCGATTCCTATCGTCAGCCGCGTACGAGGTGCTCTTCGGTGGGGCTGCCGGCGGGAGCAAAACCGAGGCGTTGCTCGTGGCCCCGTTGCGGTGGGTGAGCGAGCCCTCGTTCCGAGGGCTGCTCTTGCGCCGGACGTTTCCCGAGCTGGAGCGCTCGCTCATCGACCGCTCCCGGCAGCTCTATCCGCTGGCCTTTCCGTCGGCGAAATACCGCGAGGACAAGCGATATTGGGCGTTCCCGTCGGGAGCGCGTATCGCCTTCGGCCATCTGGAGCACGAACACGACGTCTACAGCTACCAGAGCTCGGAATGGCAATTCTTGGGCTTCGACGAGCTCACACTCTTCTCCGAGCGGCAGTACGTCTACATGCTCTCTCGAGCGCGAAGCTCGAAGGGGCTGCCGATCCGCGTTCGGGCGGCAACGAACCCGGGCGGCTCCGGCCACGAATGGGTGTTTCGCCGGTGGGGACCGTGGCTGGACCCGAAGTGCACGGTGCACGCGGGGGCCGGCGAAACGCTGCACTATCGGAACACGGACGACGGCGAGCAATGGTGCACCCGCGAATCCCCGGGTGCTCTGTCGAGAGTCTTCATCCCGTCCAAGGTTTCCGACAACCCGTACCTCTCCAATACCGATTACATCGAGCGACTAAAGGGCCTCGATCCCCTCACAAGGGCCCAACTTCTCGATGGAAACTGGCTCGCTCGCCCCGCAAAAGGGCTTTTATTCAAACGGGCCTGGCTCCCGATTATTGACCTTGCTCCTGCCGCCGCATTCCGCGTCCGTTACTGGGACCGCGCGGCGTCGGCGGGCAAAGGTGATTGGACGGTAGGTATCCGCGTAGCACGCGCCGACGGTCTCTTCATCGTCGAAGACGTGGTACGATTGCGCGGGACCCCGCGCGAGGTGCAGGCAACGATTCTCGGCACCGCGGAACTCGACGGACGCGCGACCATGATCGGCATCGAACAGGACCCGGGTTCCGCTGGGGTGTTTGAAGCCGACTCGTACGTGCGCCTGCTCGCCGGGCACAACGTTCGGAAGTTCCGCGTGAGCAAGGACAAGGTCGTTCGCGCACAGCCCGTCTCCGCGCAAGCGGAGGGCGGGAACGTGCGGCTCCTGCGCGGGGCGTGGAACGAGGCTTTCGTTCAGGAGCTCGAGGCGTTCCCGGAAGGGAACTTCGACGATCAGGTAGACTCGTTTTCCGGTGCTTTTAGCGCCTTAACCACAGCGATCGCTCCGGCGATCGACCCGCGCTTCCGTCGGTACGCGCCGCACACGCGGATGTGA
- a CDS encoding phage virion morphogenesis protein encodes MAALSGSFADLAKLGGRFRRIASGELLEEASRRLAAEAMTQLQLGFRKSRDPYGQAWKPLARRHGKPLLDTGRLRNSFTSVVTPTGFRIGTNVRYASYHQHGTKGRTKGSTRFQAVSKRGRFIAHGSKAASRGRSVRVRALNFRAGGGRIPQRMMLPEGKLGPIWARAFQRAARATVRKFK; translated from the coding sequence ATGGCCGCCCTGAGCGGTTCGTTCGCCGACCTCGCGAAGCTGGGGGGTCGCTTTCGTCGGATCGCCTCTGGAGAGCTCCTCGAGGAAGCGAGTCGACGGCTCGCCGCGGAGGCGATGACCCAGCTGCAACTGGGCTTTCGGAAGTCGCGCGATCCGTACGGGCAAGCGTGGAAGCCTCTCGCACGCCGGCACGGTAAGCCCCTACTGGACACCGGCCGCCTCCGAAACTCGTTTACCTCCGTGGTGACGCCGACCGGTTTTCGAATCGGCACGAACGTACGGTATGCCTCATACCACCAGCACGGCACGAAGGGGCGGACCAAGGGGAGCACCCGGTTCCAGGCTGTATCGAAGCGGGGGCGCTTCATCGCTCACGGAAGTAAGGCCGCGAGTCGAGGCCGTTCGGTGCGCGTTCGGGCACTCAATTTCCGCGCCGGAGGCGGACGCATCCCTCAGCGCATGATGCTACCCGAGGGGAAACTCGGTCCCATTTGGGCGCGTGCGTTCCAACGGGCGGCGCGTGCCACCGTCCGAAAGTTCAAATAG
- a CDS encoding phage head morphogenesis protein, which yields MWSVSTDPLDFDEAIAWHRARAPLSKQAWDALTEAAQKKAFTVANVTQLDLVTQVWDAVDSALKQGLPFEDFKRSVGDGLERAWQGTVANPAARLEVIFRTNLQIAYGAGRYARATEPDVLAERPFWLFDAILDARTSEICEECDGTVRPADDAWWREHQPPLHHQCRSSFTTLTAEQAHELGGVSVAPKAKASSGFGLASPAHDWAPKEQGYPPELWAQFEAKHR from the coding sequence ATGTGGTCCGTCTCGACTGATCCCCTCGATTTCGACGAGGCAATCGCCTGGCACCGTGCCCGCGCTCCGTTGTCAAAGCAGGCGTGGGATGCGCTGACCGAGGCCGCGCAGAAGAAGGCTTTCACCGTTGCGAATGTGACCCAGCTCGATCTCGTCACCCAGGTCTGGGACGCGGTCGACTCGGCACTGAAACAGGGCCTCCCCTTCGAGGACTTCAAACGGAGCGTCGGCGATGGGCTCGAACGCGCGTGGCAGGGCACCGTCGCAAATCCCGCGGCGCGCCTCGAAGTCATCTTCCGAACGAACCTGCAGATTGCGTACGGGGCCGGGCGGTATGCACGCGCGACCGAGCCCGATGTTCTCGCCGAGCGCCCGTTTTGGCTCTTTGACGCGATCCTCGATGCGAGAACGTCGGAGATTTGCGAAGAATGCGATGGCACGGTCCGACCCGCAGATGATGCGTGGTGGCGCGAGCACCAGCCGCCGCTGCACCACCAGTGCAGGAGCAGCTTCACCACGCTGACGGCCGAGCAGGCGCACGAACTCGGGGGCGTCTCCGTGGCACCGAAAGCCAAAGCGTCCAGCGGCTTTGGCCTCGCGTCCCCCGCCCACGATTGGGCGCCGAAGGAACAGGGCTACCCGCCCGAGCTTTGGGCGCAATTCGAAGCCAAACATCGATGA
- a CDS encoding phage protease: MIERVYLSAQALPEEALPTEFRIFQTGWNDTSKGQFLFDDEAAESVIADYEVQGNDLCIDYDHKAVDPDARAGDGRAAGWFQLEVRPDGLWAINVRWTPPAAEAIRNREWRYFSPAFIPDPETRRVLSVINLALTNIPATRHMQPLVAASAVPFSAYPIVNEPWDAKAALTRLRHWASTNGNNRKPLIDWAKFALGFGWVDAEAANHFYAYMLPHHDVRGGRMVTSREGVLAAGALLSRGGVDLPASDLDAVRAHLAGHYQELGVSPPWVQQENATMAKQNSGITNTETELDEADDESLTEDESVTELKGRKPPVEDDEAEEMSDDEELAAEDEADDSSDEEDDDEEEELPPKAKKKASRLADPDPAAATSLSTDASHLAIVAAAREFTGRTTPSEIIGALRAHRDARQQVTQLSARIQKLEGTIRVAKVRQVVASAIRAGKIAPAMRKWALGLGRQDLAQLRAYVEQAPPIVAMNQTVKPPPTSDNGQVITLSADELRVCELTGVSPAMYARHKSTGNVAKEVQ, from the coding sequence ATGATTGAGCGGGTCTATCTCTCCGCACAGGCACTGCCCGAGGAGGCGCTGCCGACGGAGTTTCGCATATTCCAAACGGGATGGAACGACACGTCGAAAGGCCAGTTCCTCTTCGACGACGAAGCCGCGGAATCCGTCATTGCCGATTACGAGGTACAGGGCAACGACCTCTGCATCGACTACGACCACAAGGCGGTCGACCCCGACGCCCGCGCGGGGGATGGCCGGGCGGCGGGATGGTTTCAGCTCGAAGTTCGCCCCGATGGCCTGTGGGCCATCAATGTTCGCTGGACGCCCCCAGCGGCGGAGGCCATCCGCAATCGCGAATGGCGCTATTTTTCTCCCGCGTTCATCCCCGACCCCGAGACGCGTCGCGTCCTCTCGGTCATCAATCTGGCGCTCACGAACATTCCCGCGACGCGCCACATGCAACCATTGGTCGCCGCATCGGCCGTGCCGTTCTCGGCGTACCCGATCGTGAATGAGCCGTGGGACGCGAAGGCCGCGCTCACCCGGCTCCGTCATTGGGCCTCGACGAACGGCAACAACCGCAAGCCGCTCATCGATTGGGCCAAGTTCGCCCTGGGCTTCGGGTGGGTCGACGCGGAAGCCGCGAACCACTTCTACGCATACATGCTGCCGCACCACGACGTGAGGGGCGGACGCATGGTGACGTCGCGCGAGGGCGTGCTCGCCGCGGGCGCGCTGCTCTCGAGAGGGGGCGTCGACTTGCCCGCCTCGGATCTCGATGCCGTGCGGGCACATCTCGCCGGTCACTACCAGGAGCTCGGCGTTTCCCCGCCGTGGGTCCAGCAGGAGAACGCCACAATGGCTAAGCAGAATAGTGGGATTACAAATACGGAAACAGAGCTCGACGAAGCCGATGACGAAAGCCTCACGGAAGATGAATCGGTGACGGAACTCAAGGGACGAAAGCCCCCCGTCGAAGACGACGAGGCAGAGGAGATGTCGGACGACGAGGAGCTCGCGGCCGAGGACGAGGCCGACGATTCCAGCGACGAAGAGGACGACGACGAAGAGGAAGAACTTCCACCGAAAGCCAAAAAGAAGGCTTCGCGTCTCGCAGACCCGGATCCGGCGGCAGCAACCTCCTTGAGCACCGACGCCTCCCATCTCGCCATCGTTGCGGCGGCCCGGGAGTTCACCGGTCGAACGACTCCTTCGGAGATCATCGGCGCCCTTCGCGCGCACCGTGACGCGCGCCAGCAAGTGACGCAACTCTCCGCTCGCATCCAGAAGCTCGAGGGGACGATCCGGGTGGCGAAGGTTCGACAGGTCGTCGCGAGCGCGATTCGCGCCGGGAAGATTGCGCCCGCCATGCGCAAGTGGGCCCTTGGCCTTGGTCGACAAGACCTGGCGCAGCTGCGCGCCTACGTCGAACAGGCGCCGCCGATCGTCGCGATGAATCAGACCGTAAAGCCACCGCCGACGTCGGACAACGGCCAGGTGATCACCCTGAGCGCCGACGAGCTGCGCGTCTGCGAGCTCACGGGCGTCTCCCCCGCCATGTACGCGCGGCACAAGTCCACGGGCAACGTGGCGAAGGAGGTCCAGTGA